A single genomic interval of Centropristis striata isolate RG_2023a ecotype Rhode Island chromosome 8, C.striata_1.0, whole genome shotgun sequence harbors:
- the LOC131975881 gene encoding hairy/enhancer-of-split related with YRPW motif protein 1-like, with amino-acid sequence MFGKMKRSHNYSSSDSDLDDNIEVEKDSGDENGQLDSHGSMSPSTTTQVQARKRRRGIIEKRRRDRINNSLSELRRLVPSAFEKQGSAKLEKAEILQMTVDHLKMLHASGGKGYFEAHALAKDYRSLGFRECLAETARYLSIIEGRDSSDPLRIRLVTHLSNYASQREVHTGLEHLAWGSAYGSAPAHLAHPLLLQHPQGRTPASRSNSSPSSSSSSSSTSSSPSTEASGTSRLSVMPPTETLRVPPNGSLALSLSVPTSKLSTPLLSSLSSLSAFPLSFGALPLVSPTALSAVSPSSTLSKPYRPWGTEIGAF; translated from the exons ATGTTTGGAAAAATGAAGCGGAGCCACAATTACAGCTCGTCGGACAGCGACCTGGACGACAATATTGAGGTGGAGAAGGATAGTGGCGACGAAAATGG TCAACTTGATTCTCACGGCTCGATGTCACCCTCCACAACCACCCAAGTTCAAGCCAGAAAAAGGCGCAGAGGG ATTATTGAGAAACGGAGACGAGATCGAATCAATAATAGCCTTTCAGAGTTGAGAAGACTGGTGCCAAGTGCTTTTGAGAAACAG GGATCTGCTAAATTGGAAAAAGCTGAGATTTTGCAAATGACGGTGGACCATTTGAAGATGCTCCATGCATCTGGTGGCAAAG GCTACTTTGAGGCTCATGCTCTTGCTAAGGATTACCGCAGCCTGGGCTTCAGGGAGTGCCTGGCGGAGACGGCTCGCTACCTGAGCATCATCGAGGGTCGGGACAGTTCAGACCCCCTCCGTATACGTTTGGTGACACATCTCAGCAACTACGCCTCTCAGAGGGAGGTGCACACTGGACTGGAACACTTAGCCTGGGGGTCTGCCTACGGGTCTGCCCCTGCCCATCTCGcccaccccctcctcctgcagcacccCCAGGGCAGGACACCTGCATCCAGAAGCAACAGTAGcccatcctcttcctcctcctcttcctctacaTCTTCATCCCCTTCCACTGAGGCATCTGGGACATCCAGACTTAGTGTCATGCCCCCCACAGAGACCCTCAGGGTGCCTCCCAATGGCTCGCTGGCCCTCAGTCTGTCTGTGCCAACATCCAAGCTTTCGACACCGCTCCTTTCATCCCTCTCTTCGCTGTCGGCCTTCCCCCTCTCCTTCGGTGCTTTGCCTCTGGTGTCCCCGACAGCCCTCAGCGCCGTGAGCCCCTCCTCCACCCTGTCGAAGCCTTACAGGCCGTGGGGCACGGAGATCGGGGCCTTCTGA